One stretch of Tepidibacter hydrothermalis DNA includes these proteins:
- a CDS encoding DNA gyrase/topoisomerase IV subunit A, producing the protein MIENIDKQNITKTLEENYMPYAMSVIVSRAIPEIDGFKPSHRKLLYTMYKMGLLNSNKTKSANVVGQTMKLNPHGDMAIYETLVRLTRGNDSLLHAFIDSKGNFGKKYSKDMSFAAPRYTEVKLDDICKEIFKDIDKNTVKFVDNYDGTLKEPLLLPTTYPNVLVNANQGIAVGMSSSICSFNLEEVCTATINYIKDEDVDISDYIKAPDFSTGGYIIYSKEQMRKIYETGKGSFKLRAKYRYDKKNNCIEIYEIPYTTNIETIIDKIIDLVKDNKIKEISDVRDETDLSGLKVTLDLKRNTDVDLIMHKLYKMTTLEDSFSCNFNMLINGQPQVLGVKSVLREWVDFRVNCIKGYLQYDIEKKTDRLHLLLGLEKILLDIDKAIDIIRNTKEDKEVIPNLMKGFNIDEIQAEYIAEIKLRNLNKEYILKQLNNIKTLQSDLKNLNETIKSEKKIKNIIIKELKEVSKKYKKPRKTEIISNEDIKEIKEEHLINDYNVKLFLTNENYFKKISLASLRSFSEQKLKDEDFMIQEIDANNKDEILLFSDKQNLYKLKVYEVADCKASSLGEYLTNILKLKEDENIIYMCLSNNYEGYMLYCFKDAKIAKTHIENYKTKTNRRKLVKAYSDKSELVRMLYIRNDVDLELYKNNKKFSTINTKDIEIQSTKNSKGIEVLKLGKRSHMTDVKILD; encoded by the coding sequence ATGATTGAAAATATAGACAAACAAAATATTACCAAAACACTGGAAGAAAATTATATGCCGTATGCTATGAGTGTAATAGTATCAAGAGCTATTCCTGAAATAGATGGGTTTAAACCTAGTCATAGAAAGTTATTATATACTATGTATAAAATGGGGCTTTTAAATTCAAATAAAACAAAGTCGGCAAATGTTGTTGGACAAACTATGAAGTTAAATCCTCATGGAGATATGGCTATATATGAGACGTTAGTTAGGCTTACAAGAGGAAATGATTCCCTACTTCATGCATTTATAGATTCTAAAGGAAACTTTGGTAAAAAATATTCTAAGGATATGAGCTTTGCGGCACCTAGATATACAGAGGTAAAATTAGATGATATATGCAAAGAAATTTTTAAGGATATAGATAAAAATACTGTAAAATTTGTAGATAATTATGATGGAACTTTAAAGGAACCCTTACTTTTACCTACAACATATCCTAATGTACTTGTAAATGCAAATCAAGGTATAGCAGTTGGAATGTCTAGTAGTATATGTAGTTTTAACTTGGAAGAAGTATGTACTGCTACTATTAATTATATTAAAGATGAAGATGTGGATATAAGTGATTATATAAAGGCTCCAGACTTCTCAACTGGTGGATATATAATATATTCAAAAGAGCAAATGAGAAAGATATATGAAACAGGAAAAGGGAGCTTTAAGTTAAGAGCTAAGTATAGATATGATAAAAAAAATAATTGTATAGAAATATATGAAATTCCGTATACAACTAATATAGAGACTATAATAGATAAGATAATAGATCTTGTTAAGGATAATAAAATTAAAGAAATATCAGATGTTAGAGATGAAACGGATTTAAGTGGTCTTAAGGTAACTTTGGACTTAAAAAGAAATACTGATGTAGACTTAATTATGCATAAACTTTATAAGATGACTACTCTTGAAGATAGTTTTTCTTGCAATTTTAATATGTTAATAAATGGACAACCACAGGTATTAGGCGTAAAGTCGGTTTTAAGAGAATGGGTTGATTTTAGAGTTAATTGCATAAAAGGATATCTACAATACGATATAGAGAAAAAGACAGATAGATTACATCTTCTTTTAGGTCTTGAAAAGATTCTTCTTGATATAGATAAAGCTATTGATATAATTAGAAATACTAAAGAGGATAAAGAAGTTATACCTAATTTGATGAAAGGTTTTAATATAGATGAAATTCAGGCGGAATATATAGCTGAGATAAAGCTTAGAAATTTAAATAAAGAATATATATTAAAGCAGTTAAATAATATAAAAACTTTACAGTCTGATTTAAAAAATCTTAATGAAACAATTAAAAGTGAGAAAAAAATAAAGAACATAATAATAAAAGAATTAAAAGAGGTTTCTAAAAAATATAAAAAACCTAGAAAAACTGAAATAATAAGTAATGAAGATATAAAAGAGATAAAAGAAGAGCATTTAATAAATGATTATAATGTTAAGTTGTTTTTAACTAATGAAAACTACTTTAAAAAAATATCTCTTGCCTCTCTTAGATCTTTTTCAGAGCAAAAACTTAAAGATGAAGATTTTATGATACAAGAAATAGATGCTAATAATAAGGATGAGATTCTACTGTTTTCAGATAAACAGAATTTATATAAATTAAAAGTTTATGAAGTTGCTGATTGCAAAGCTAGTTCTCTAGGTGAGTATTTAACTAATATATTAAAGTTAAAAGAAGATGAAAATATTATATATATGTGTCTTTCTAATAATTATGAAGGGTATATGCTTTATTGTTTTAAGGATGCAAAGATAGCTAAAACTCATATTGAGAACTATAAAACTAAAACTAATAGAAGAAAGCTTGTGAAGGCTTATTCTGATAAATCAGAACTAGTTCGCATGCTTTATATAAGAAATGATGTGGATTTAGAACTTTATAAAAATAATAAAAAATTCTCTACTATAAATACCAAGGATATAGAGATTCAATCTACTAAAAATTCTAAAGGTATAGAAGTTCTAAAACTTGGA